The nucleotide sequence GTACGTTCGTATGGACAAGGAACAGAATAGACCACGTTTTTACAAGTGGAATCCTGACAAGAAGCAGGAAACCGGCAAAGAAAAAGTGGTTGCCGTAGCCGAAGAACACAAAACACAGGTAGCCGTGAATAACCACGGTAAGACTAACGAAGCCACCAAGGATGTGAAAGAACCACTCAAAACGGGACAGATACAACCTACTGGAAAAGCCACACTAATTTGACCCACCCTGTCAAAGTATTTTAGACCCAGTAAAACGATTTATTATTGACCCACTAAATGCCCTGGTCGGGTGGGTCATTTTATTTCGCTATTACTTGGTAATATTCTTTGCTTTTATCTTTCTAAGACTCTCTCCAGTTAGTTCTATTTGATATGAGGTATGCACAATTCTATCTAGTACAGCATCTGCCACGGTAGGGTCGCCTATTGCATCATACCAGTTGTCTACAGGAAGTTGAGAAGATATGATAATCGACTTCCTTTCATGCCTATCTTCTATAATATCAAGTAATATAGGACGCTCTTTGCATCTACAGGTACAAGGAAGGCATCATCGAGGATTAACAAGCGACATCGCTCTATCTTCTTTAGCTCTGTTTCTAACGTTCCTTTGTTCTTGGCAACCTTAAGTGTCCCCAGCAGCTTTGACATGTTAGCATACATCGTTCTAATACCATTTTTACAAGCATGATAGCCTATAGCTGTAGCGATAAAACTTTTACCAGTTCCTGATGAACCAGTAATAAATATATTGCGTCCTTGCTTGATAAAATCAAGTGAGAGTATTCTCTCCATTTTGTTTTGGCTAAGGTTGCGATTGATATTATAATCTATTTGCTCAGGATAGGTTTTATATCTAAACCCTGCTGATTTTATGAGTCTTTCAATGGCTGCTGCAGAACGATAGTCCCATTCTCGAGATAAGAGCCAAGATAAAAAGGCATCTGGTGTCATCGTATCTGCAATTGTAGTTGTTAGACTTTCTTCAAAGGCAGTTGCCATACCCGTAAGCCTCATTCTATGCATTAAATCAAGAGATAACTGATTCTTATCCATTTCTTGCACAATAGGTGCTGTCTTATTATTATTTAGTTCCATAGTTGTTTACTTTAATTGTTTGCTATTATTGGATAATTGCTTTGAGAAATAATCCTTGCCTCGTATGTTCTTATGAGTTTTTGGTTTATATTCAGGAGATAGCTCCATATTATCTTCATCCATAGATATATAGGGAGCATCATCACCCTTCTGTAGTATATCCTTTATCTCATTATAGCCATAGCGTCGTCCTTCCGAGGCACAGTTACAAGCTGCTACTAGACGAGCCATGCCATACTTCTTCTCCAGCGACATGATACCACGGCAAGAGCGGAAGGCTTTTGGTGGATATTTCATCTGCGTAGCGACTTCCTTGAGATAAAGCAGAAGGATGTTGTCTATTTGCCCTGCCCGTTGATATATTTCCTCCAAATCCTTTTCAAAGCTACCATGATGACCAGGAAGATTATGTGCATCTTTCTGTGAGTAGGTATAGGGAGTATCATCTCGCTGATGGATGGTAACTAACTTTAACCCATAGTAGATTTGAACATTGTCATTATCGTAAATAAGCTCCATACGTTTGCCGATATACTCTGTTGGAACACTATAACTATGCTTTCTTAGCATAACGAAGCTATTAGCCATGACAGTAGCAGACTTTCTAGACTTCATCTGATAGCGAGCGGTAGGAAGAGGACGAAGAAAATCTTTTTCCATTTCCTCAAATAGTTCTTGACGGGATTCCTTACGCCCACTCAATCTACGGCTGTTAAATGCTTCTAAAGATGTGCGTATAGCAACATTAAGTGATTCTAGATTATGGAAAATTTGCCCTTCAATATCTACATATACCGACCGATACATTAGCTTTACAGCATTCTCAACCAGTGCCTTGTCCTTGGGACGGCGCACCCTAGCTGGATAAACAGCCATGTCATAAAATTCAGCCATAGCAGCGAAGTCGTCATTGATAACAGGCTCATTACGATCACTGCGGATAACGGCTGATTTTAAGTTGTCAGGCACAACAGCCTTGGGTACACCACCAAAGAAATGAAGAGCATTCTCGCAAGCAACGATAAGGTCTTCCTTCTTCTGCGACCACACTGCCTCGCAATAGGTGTAATGACTGCATGGAAGGGTAGCCACAAAAACCTCTACCTTCCGCACCTCACCCGTCTGTTCTTCGACTATCTCTAGCTTATCACCTGCATAATCAATATACATCTGATCGCCAGCAAGGTGCTCTACATGTCCTACGGCTCGTGTTTGACATCTGTAGGCATG is from Prevotella melaninogenica and encodes:
- the istA gene encoding IS21 family transposase gives rise to the protein MTKLKNLLRCYASGMGIRSISSTFHISRNTLRKYVRKFQESGLSMEQILSLSDDKLADLFSDGHSRNRPPSARKLELEALVPDYVKRLSKKGVSILSLHTEYLKTHPNGYQYSTFKHAIHAYRCQTRAVGHVEHLAGDQMYIDYAGDKLEIVEEQTGEVRKVEVFVATLPCSHYTYCEAVWSQKKEDLIVACENALHFFGGVPKAVVPDNLKSAVIRSDRNEPVINDDFAAMAEFYDMAVYPARVRRPKDKALVENAVKLMYRSVYVDIEGQIFHNLESLNVAIRTSLEAFNSRRLSGRKESRQELFEEMEKDFLRPLPTARYQMKSRKSATVMANSFVMLRKHSYSVPTEYIGKRMELIYDNDNVQIYYGLKLVTIHQRDDTPYTYSQKDAHNLPGHHGSFEKDLEEIYQRAGQIDNILLLYLKEVATQMKYPPKAFRSCRGIMSLEKKYGMARLVAACNCASEGRRYGYNEIKDILQKGDDAPYISMDEDNMELSPEYKPKTHKNIRGKDYFSKQLSNNSKQLK